One region of Polyodon spathula isolate WHYD16114869_AA chromosome 25, ASM1765450v1, whole genome shotgun sequence genomic DNA includes:
- the LOC121300275 gene encoding melanocortin receptor 5-like, whose translation MALSLVVPLDGFGNVLLFLFNIFLATGMVFLNTSVFISIAMSKSIRNENRFLYMLSTCTSDICSGFTYYYAGVLDIQDNYSSPNRTYYIGPTFLGLSYMATLAAQADRYHAVISPFKYSQRMTRNRTAVVILLFWVYAFFIVGVNNLVPIGTASKITGIGTFVANLFTVIIMICLNIKLFVIAKFHLEREPPSAERESKRASIYLIVVVAVFFLIAWLPIFIHIIICNISGTRCYAFKNEGTDPLRTLPRVNALITPVLYIRGCASLRATLFSKVWKPCCKYRR comes from the coding sequence ATGGCGCTTTCGCTGGTGGTTCCTCTAGATGGTTTCGGTAACGTGCTGCTTTTCCTCTTTAATATTTTCCTGGCTACTGGAATGGTATTTTTAAACACTTCGGTATTCATATCTATTGCGATGAGCAAGTCAATAAGAAACGAGAATCGTTTTCTGTACATGCTAAGTACTTGTACAAGCGACATCTGTTCAGGATTTACTTACTATTACGCTGGCGTTCTTGATATCCAAGACAACTATTCATCTCCTAATAGAACGTATTACATAGGGCCTACGTTTCTTGGACTGTCCTACATGGCTACTCTGGCCGCTCAAGCAGATAGATACCACGCAGTCATTTCACCTTTTAAATACTCGCAAAGAATGACTCGAAACCGGACTGCTGTTGTTATCTTGCTGTTCTGGGTGTATGCTTTCTTCATCGTCGGTGTGAATAACCTGGTTCCGATCGGAACTGCTAGTAAAATCACCGGTATAGGTACCTTTGTGGCTAACTTGTTCACAGTTATAATCATGATATGTCTCAACATAAAACTGTTCGTTATAGCCAAGTTTCACCTTGAAAGGGAACCCCCTTCGGCCGAGAGAGAAAGCAAGCGAGCTTCCATATATCTCATTGTTGTGGTGGCTGTTTTTTTCCTTATTGCATGGCTACCTATATTCATCCACATAATCATATGCAACATTTCTGGAACCAGATGTTACGCTTTTAAGAACGAAGGGACTGATCCCCTTCGAACTCTGCCGCGAGTGAACGCTCTGATCACTCCGGTCCTGTACATTAGAGGCTGTGCTTCGTTAAGAGCGACGCTGTTCAGCAAGGTGTGGAAACCGTGCTGTAAATATCGGAGGTAA